From Klebsiella electrica, the proteins below share one genomic window:
- the ubiG gene encoding bifunctional 2-polyprenyl-6-hydroxyphenol methylase/3-demethylubiquinol 3-O-methyltransferase UbiG: MNAEKQPVAHNVDHHEIAKFEAVASRWWDLEGEFKPLHRINPLRLGYIAERSGGLFGKKVLDVGCGGGILAESMAREGATVTGLDMGFEPLQVAKLHALESGVQVDYVQETVEEHAAKHAGQYDVVTCMEMLEHVPDPQSVVHACARLVKPGGQVFFSTINRNGKAWLMAVVGAEYVMKMVPKGTHDVKKFIKPAELIGWVDQTTLKEQHIIGLHYNPLTNTFKLAPGVDVNYMLHTTAKSA, encoded by the coding sequence ATGAATGCCGAAAAACAGCCGGTGGCCCACAACGTTGATCATCATGAAATTGCTAAATTCGAAGCCGTCGCCTCGCGCTGGTGGGACTTAGAGGGCGAGTTCAAGCCCTTACATCGCATCAACCCGCTGCGCCTTGGCTATATTGCGGAGCGCTCTGGCGGCCTGTTTGGCAAAAAGGTCCTTGATGTTGGCTGCGGCGGCGGCATCCTTGCCGAGAGCATGGCGCGTGAAGGCGCAACGGTAACCGGGCTCGACATGGGTTTTGAACCGCTACAGGTGGCGAAGCTGCACGCGCTGGAAAGCGGCGTTCAGGTCGACTATGTCCAGGAGACGGTAGAAGAGCACGCGGCGAAGCACGCCGGCCAGTACGATGTGGTGACCTGCATGGAGATGCTGGAGCACGTTCCGGACCCGCAATCGGTGGTTCACGCCTGCGCACGGCTGGTGAAGCCCGGCGGCCAGGTCTTCTTCTCGACCATTAACCGCAACGGTAAAGCGTGGCTGATGGCGGTGGTCGGCGCGGAGTACGTGATGAAAATGGTGCCTAAAGGCACTCATGACGTGAAAAAATTCATTAAGCCGGCGGAGCTGATCGGCTGGGTGGATCAGACTACTCTGAAAGAGCAGCATATTATCGGCCTGCACTACAATCCGCTGACCAACACCTTCAAGCTGGCGCCGGGCGTAGATGTTAACTATATGTTGCATACAACCGCGAAAAGCGCATAA
- the gyrA gene encoding DNA topoisomerase (ATP-hydrolyzing) subunit A: MSDLAREITPVNIEEELKSSYLDYAMSVIVGRALPDVRDGLKPVHRRVLYAMNVLGNDWNKAYKKSARVVGDVIGKYHPHGDTAVYDTIVRMAQPFSLRYMLVDGQGNFGSVDGDSAAAMRYTEIRMSKIAHELMADLEKETVDFVDNYDGTERIPDVMPTKIPNLLVNGSSGIAVGMATNIPPHNLTEVINGCLAYIDDENISVEGLMEHIPGPDFPTAAIINGRRGIEEAYRTGRGKIYIRARAEVETDAKTGRETIIVHEIPYQVNKARLIEKIAELVKDKRVEGISALRDESDKDGMRIVIEVKRDAVGEVVLNNLYSQTQLQVSFGINMVALHHGQPKIMNLKDILSAFVRHRREVVTRRTIFELRKARDRAHILEALAIALANIDPIIELIRRAPTPAEAKAGLIARSWDLGNVAAMLERAGDDAARPEWLEPEFGVRDGQYYLTEQQAQAILDLRLQKLTGLEHEKLLDEYKELLEQIAELLHILGSADRLMEVIREELEAMREQFGDPRRTEITTNTADINIEDLINQEDVVVTLSHQGYVKYQPLTDYEAQRRGGKGKSAARIKEEDFIDRLLVANTHDTILCFSSRGRLYWMKVYQLPEASRGARGRPIVNLLPLEANERITAILPVREYEEGVNVFMATASGTVKKTALTEFSRPRSAGIIAVNLNEGDELIGVDLTNGNDEAMLFSAAGKVVRFKESAVRAMGRTATGVRGIKLAGDDKVVSLIIPRGEGAILTVTQNGYGKRTAAAEYPTKSRATQGVISIKVTERNGSVVGAVQVDDCDQIMMITDAGTLVRTRVSEVSIVGRNTQGVILIRTAEDENVVGLQRVAEPVDDEELDAIDGSVAEGDDEIAPETDADADDDAGEDEE, encoded by the coding sequence ATGAGCGACCTTGCGAGAGAAATTACACCGGTCAACATTGAGGAAGAGCTTAAGAGCTCGTATCTGGATTATGCGATGTCGGTCATTGTTGGCCGTGCGCTGCCGGATGTCCGAGATGGCCTGAAACCGGTACACCGTCGCGTACTTTACGCCATGAACGTATTGGGCAATGACTGGAACAAAGCCTATAAAAAATCCGCCCGTGTCGTGGGTGACGTAATCGGTAAATACCACCCTCATGGTGATACCGCCGTTTATGACACCATTGTACGTATGGCGCAGCCATTCTCCTTGCGTTATATGCTGGTCGATGGCCAGGGTAACTTCGGTTCTGTCGATGGCGACTCCGCCGCAGCGATGCGTTATACGGAAATCCGTATGTCGAAAATCGCCCACGAGCTGATGGCCGACCTGGAAAAAGAGACGGTTGATTTTGTCGACAACTATGACGGCACGGAACGTATCCCTGACGTCATGCCGACGAAAATCCCTAACCTGCTGGTGAACGGTTCGTCCGGTATCGCCGTCGGGATGGCAACCAACATTCCGCCGCACAACCTGACGGAAGTGATCAACGGCTGCCTGGCTTATATCGACGATGAAAATATCTCCGTTGAAGGGCTGATGGAGCATATCCCGGGGCCGGACTTCCCGACCGCCGCCATTATTAATGGTCGTCGTGGTATTGAGGAAGCGTACCGCACCGGTCGTGGCAAAATTTATATTCGCGCCCGCGCAGAGGTGGAAACCGATGCGAAAACGGGTCGTGAAACCATCATCGTGCACGAAATTCCGTATCAGGTGAACAAAGCGCGTCTGATCGAGAAAATTGCCGAGCTGGTGAAAGACAAACGCGTTGAAGGCATCAGCGCGCTGCGTGACGAGTCTGATAAAGACGGGATGCGCATCGTGATTGAAGTGAAACGCGATGCGGTGGGCGAAGTGGTTCTCAACAACCTCTACTCCCAGACGCAACTGCAGGTCTCCTTCGGTATCAACATGGTTGCGCTGCACCATGGTCAGCCGAAGATCATGAACCTGAAAGATATTCTTTCTGCGTTCGTGCGCCACCGCCGTGAAGTGGTGACGCGTCGTACCATTTTCGAACTGCGTAAAGCCCGCGATCGTGCGCATATCCTCGAAGCGCTGGCGATTGCGCTGGCCAACATCGACCCGATCATCGAGCTTATCCGCCGCGCGCCAACGCCTGCGGAAGCGAAAGCGGGTCTGATTGCGCGATCCTGGGATCTGGGCAACGTGGCGGCGATGCTGGAACGTGCCGGTGATGATGCCGCGCGTCCGGAGTGGCTGGAGCCAGAGTTCGGCGTGCGCGACGGTCAATACTATCTGACCGAACAGCAGGCACAGGCTATCCTGGATCTGCGTCTGCAGAAACTGACCGGCCTTGAGCATGAAAAACTGCTTGATGAATACAAAGAGCTGCTGGAACAGATCGCTGAACTGCTGCATATTCTGGGCAGCGCCGATCGTCTGATGGAAGTGATTCGTGAAGAGCTGGAAGCCATGCGCGAACAGTTCGGCGACCCGCGTCGTACCGAAATCACCACCAACACCGCGGATATCAACATCGAAGATCTGATCAACCAGGAAGATGTGGTGGTCACCCTGTCTCACCAGGGCTATGTGAAGTATCAGCCGCTGACCGACTATGAGGCGCAGCGTCGCGGCGGCAAAGGTAAATCGGCTGCACGTATTAAAGAAGAAGACTTTATCGACCGCCTGCTGGTGGCTAATACCCATGACACGATCCTCTGCTTCTCCAGCCGTGGTCGTCTGTACTGGATGAAGGTCTATCAGCTGCCGGAAGCCAGCCGTGGCGCGCGCGGGCGTCCAATCGTCAACCTGCTGCCGCTGGAAGCCAACGAACGTATCACCGCCATTCTGCCGGTACGCGAATACGAAGAAGGCGTGAACGTCTTTATGGCGACCGCCAGCGGTACCGTGAAGAAAACCGCGCTGACCGAGTTCAGCCGTCCGCGTTCTGCCGGGATCATCGCGGTGAACCTGAACGAAGGCGACGAGCTGATTGGCGTTGACCTGACGAACGGGAATGATGAAGCGATGCTGTTCTCAGCCGCCGGTAAAGTGGTGCGCTTTAAAGAGAGCGCGGTCCGTGCCATGGGCCGTACCGCAACCGGCGTTCGCGGCATCAAGCTGGCGGGTGACGATAAAGTGGTTTCGCTTATCATCCCACGCGGCGAAGGCGCTATCCTGACCGTCACGCAGAATGGTTACGGTAAACGTACCGCGGCGGCAGAGTATCCGACGAAGTCCCGTGCCACGCAGGGCGTTATCTCGATTAAGGTCACCGAGCGTAACGGTTCCGTGGTCGGCGCCGTGCAGGTTGATGATTGCGATCAGATAATGATGATCACCGATGCGGGCACGCTGGTGCGTACGCGCGTTTCGGAAGTCAGCATCGTCGGTCGTAACACGCAGGGCGTTATTCTGATCCGTACCGCGGAAGATGAAAACGTCGTGGGCCTGCAGCGCGTAGCCGAACCGGTTGATGATGAAGAGCTGGATGCCATCGACGGCAGCGTAGCGGAAGGCGACGACGAGATCGCGCCGGAAACTGACGCTGACGCGGATGATGACGCTGGCGAAGATGAAGAATAA
- the rcsC gene encoding two-component system sensor histidine kinase RcsC, producing MKYLASFHTTLKVSRYLFRALAVLLWMLIAFVSVFYIVNALHDRESEIRQEFNLNADQAQRYIQRTADVIKELKYVAGNRPSGGEGGATAVPNGNIAVPDFEPLYADSDCGAMGATWRNSLQSLAWFMRYWRDNFSATYDLNRIFLIGSDNLCMANFGLREMPLERDQALKVLHQRIEQYRDAPQNERGNNLFWISQGMRPGVGYFYALTPVYMANRLQALLGVEQTIRMESFFTPGSLPMSVTILDDNGQPLISLAGQENKIKGDARWMQERIWFGYTAGFRELALKKSLPPSSLSIVYSVSVDQVLERIRMLIINAIILNILTGVILFALARMYERRIFIPAENDAQRLEEHEQFNRKIVASAPVGICILRTLDGTNILSNELAHNYLNMLTHEDRQRLTQIICGQQVNFVDVLTSNNTNLQISFVHSRYRNENVAICVLVDVSARVKMEESLQEMAQAAEQASQSKSMFLATVSHELRTPLYGIIGNLDLLQTKELPKGVDRLVTAMNNSSSLLLKIISDILDFSKIESEQLKIEPGEFSPREVMNHISANYLPLVVRKQLGLYCFIEPDVPQLMSGDPMRLQQVISNLLSNAIKFTDTGCIVLHVQCAGDYLQISVRDTGEGIPAKEVVRLFDPFFQVGTGVQRNFQGTGLGLAICEKLISMMDGDIAVETEPGMGSRFTIRIPLYGVQNRPPLVIEGLAGKCCWLAIRNTSLALFVESLLKHHGLQSQIYDGQQPGADDILLTDDEDQQDMRWQGSAAVIFCRRHIGIPLERAPGEWVHSVTTPHELLPLLGRILRIAVTTTEHGPALSAPETQVASNDDMMILVVDDHPINRRLLADQLGSLGYQCVTANDGVDALGVLSKQHIDIVLSDVNMPNMDGYRLTQRIRELGMTLPVIGVTANALAEEKQRCLESGMDNCLSKPVTLDIIKQTLAIYAARVRKERQEQE from the coding sequence TTGAAATATCTTGCCTCTTTTCATACCACGCTAAAGGTTTCACGCTACCTGTTCAGGGCGCTGGCGGTACTGCTCTGGATGCTGATCGCTTTCGTTTCCGTGTTCTATATCGTCAACGCCCTGCATGACCGGGAGTCGGAAATCCGCCAGGAATTTAACCTCAATGCCGATCAGGCGCAGCGTTATATCCAGCGGACCGCGGATGTGATTAAAGAGCTGAAATACGTGGCGGGCAACCGTCCGAGCGGCGGCGAGGGAGGGGCCACTGCGGTTCCGAACGGCAACATCGCCGTTCCAGATTTCGAGCCGCTGTACGCCGATTCTGATTGCGGGGCGATGGGGGCCACCTGGCGTAACTCCCTGCAGTCGCTGGCGTGGTTTATGCGCTACTGGCGCGATAACTTTTCCGCGACCTATGATCTCAACCGCATCTTCCTCATTGGCAGCGATAATTTGTGTATGGCCAACTTTGGCCTGCGGGAAATGCCGCTGGAGCGCGATCAGGCGCTGAAAGTGCTGCACCAGCGGATTGAGCAGTACCGCGATGCGCCGCAAAACGAGCGCGGCAACAACCTGTTCTGGATAAGTCAGGGCATGCGTCCGGGCGTGGGCTATTTTTACGCGCTGACGCCGGTGTATATGGCAAACCGCCTGCAGGCGCTGCTGGGCGTTGAGCAGACCATTCGTATGGAGAGCTTCTTTACGCCGGGCAGCCTGCCAATGAGCGTCACGATTCTTGATGACAACGGACAGCCGCTTATTTCTCTTGCCGGGCAGGAGAACAAAATCAAGGGCGACGCCCGCTGGATGCAGGAGCGGATCTGGTTTGGCTACACCGCGGGTTTCCGCGAGCTGGCGCTGAAGAAGAGCCTGCCGCCGTCGTCGTTAAGCATTGTCTATTCCGTGTCGGTCGATCAGGTGCTCGAACGTATCCGGATGCTGATTATCAACGCGATTATCCTGAATATCCTGACCGGGGTTATCCTGTTTGCCCTGGCGCGGATGTATGAGCGGCGAATCTTTATCCCGGCGGAAAATGATGCCCAGCGTCTGGAAGAGCATGAGCAGTTCAACCGTAAAATCGTCGCCTCGGCGCCGGTGGGGATTTGTATCCTGCGCACCCTCGATGGCACCAATATTCTGAGCAACGAACTGGCGCACAACTACCTCAATATGCTGACCCATGAGGACCGACAGCGGTTAACGCAGATTATTTGCGGCCAGCAGGTCAACTTCGTGGATGTGCTGACCAGCAACAACACCAACCTGCAGATTAGCTTCGTGCATTCGCGCTATCGCAATGAAAACGTCGCGATTTGCGTGCTGGTCGACGTCAGCGCCCGCGTCAAGATGGAAGAGTCGTTGCAGGAGATGGCGCAGGCCGCGGAGCAGGCCAGCCAGTCGAAATCCATGTTCCTCGCCACCGTCAGCCATGAGCTGCGAACGCCGCTGTACGGGATTATCGGTAACCTCGACCTGCTGCAAACCAAAGAGCTGCCTAAAGGGGTAGACAGGCTGGTCACGGCGATGAATAACTCTTCGAGCCTGCTGCTGAAAATTATCAGCGATATCCTCGATTTCTCAAAAATCGAATCCGAGCAGCTGAAAATCGAACCCGGTGAGTTTTCGCCGCGTGAGGTGATGAACCATATCTCCGCTAACTATTTACCGCTGGTGGTGCGTAAACAGCTGGGGCTGTACTGCTTTATCGAGCCTGACGTTCCGCAGCTGATGTCCGGCGATCCGATGCGTTTGCAGCAGGTCATTTCTAACCTGCTGAGCAACGCCATTAAGTTTACCGATACCGGCTGTATCGTCCTGCACGTGCAGTGCGCCGGGGATTACCTGCAAATTAGCGTGCGCGATACAGGCGAGGGGATCCCGGCAAAAGAGGTGGTGCGCCTGTTTGATCCGTTCTTCCAGGTGGGGACCGGCGTACAGCGCAACTTCCAGGGCACCGGACTGGGGCTGGCGATCTGTGAAAAGCTGATCAGCATGATGGACGGCGATATTGCCGTTGAAACCGAACCGGGAATGGGCAGCCGCTTTACCATTCGTATTCCGCTGTACGGTGTGCAAAACCGCCCGCCGCTGGTGATTGAAGGTCTGGCGGGTAAATGCTGCTGGCTGGCTATCCGCAATACCTCCTTGGCACTGTTTGTCGAGTCGCTGCTCAAGCATCACGGTCTGCAGAGCCAAATCTATGACGGGCAACAGCCAGGGGCTGATGATATTTTGCTGACCGATGATGAGGATCAGCAGGACATGCGCTGGCAGGGGAGTGCGGCGGTGATTTTCTGTCGCCGCCATATCGGTATTCCGCTGGAACGCGCGCCTGGCGAGTGGGTACACAGCGTGACGACACCGCACGAACTGCTGCCGCTACTGGGACGTATCTTGCGCATTGCGGTGACGACCACCGAACACGGCCCGGCGCTCAGCGCGCCGGAAACCCAGGTCGCCAGCAATGACGATATGATGATCCTGGTGGTGGACGACCACCCGATTAATCGCCGGCTACTGGCCGACCAGCTTGGCTCGCTCGGATATCAGTGCGTGACGGCGAACGATGGGGTCGATGCGCTGGGCGTGCTGAGTAAACAGCATATCGACATTGTGCTGAGCGATGTCAACATGCCGAATATGGATGGCTATCGCCTGACGCAACGTATCCGCGAGCTGGGAATGACCCTGCCGGTCATCGGGGTGACCGCCAACGCGCTGGCTGAGGAGAAACAGCGCTGTCTGGAGTCGGGGATGGATAACTGTCTGTCTAAACCGGTAACGCTCGATATTATCAAGCAGACGCTGGCAATCTACGCCGCGCGGGTGCGTAAAGAACGTCAGGAACAGGAATAG
- the rcsB gene encoding response regulator transcription factor RcsB, with protein MNTMNVIIADDHPIVLFGIRKSLEQIEWVNVVGEFEDSTALINNLPKLDAHVLITDLSMPGDKYGDGITLIKYIKRHFPDLSIIVLTMNNNPAILSAVLDLDIEGIVLKQGAPTDLPKALAALQKGKKFTPESVSRLLEKISASGYGDKRLSPKESEVLRLFAEGFLVTEIAKKLNRSIKTISSQKKSAMMKLGVENDIALLNYLSSVSLSATDKE; from the coding sequence ATGAACACTATGAACGTAATTATTGCCGATGACCACCCGATCGTACTGTTCGGTATTCGTAAATCCCTTGAGCAAATCGAATGGGTCAACGTGGTCGGCGAATTTGAAGATTCAACGGCACTTATCAATAATCTTCCTAAGTTAGACGCACACGTTTTGATTACCGACCTGTCGATGCCGGGCGATAAATACGGCGACGGGATCACGTTGATCAAATACATCAAACGCCATTTCCCGGATCTGTCTATCATCGTTCTGACGATGAACAACAATCCGGCTATCCTGAGCGCAGTGCTGGATCTGGATATCGAAGGGATCGTGCTGAAACAAGGCGCCCCGACCGATCTGCCCAAAGCGCTGGCGGCACTGCAGAAAGGCAAAAAATTCACTCCGGAAAGCGTTTCGCGCCTGCTGGAAAAAATCAGCGCCAGCGGTTACGGCGACAAGCGCCTGTCGCCGAAAGAGAGCGAAGTGCTGCGCCTGTTCGCCGAAGGTTTTCTCGTGACCGAGATTGCCAAAAAACTGAACCGCAGCATTAAAACCATCAGTAGCCAGAAGAAATCGGCGATGATGAAACTGGGCGTGGAAAACGATATCGCGCTGCTGAACTACCTGTCTTCCGTTTCTCTGAGCGCCACTGACAAAGAGTAA
- the rcsD gene encoding phosphotransferase RcsD — MTQKKFSLMPGSITRFFILMVIVLLATMGVMIQSAVNTWLKDKSYQVIDVSHALHKRIDTWRYATWQIYDNIAATPSSNAGDGLQETRLKQDVYYLEKPRRKTEALIFGSHDSATLEMTQKMSSYLDILWGAETIPWSMYYLNGLDNSLILVSTLPLKDLSSSFKESTITSVVESRRAEMLLQANTLDERETFSSLRRLSWQNGHYFTLRTTFNQPGHLATVVAFDLPINDLIPPGMPLDNFRIEPDPAQNTVTNPEKETADSVNIDFNGARIEIITSISTTGMRLIWVVPFGSMLLESLQNVLLPLLLIIGLLALTLFGFTTFRHYNGRSRQSGTAVSSAANSELRTLRAINEEIVSLLPLGLLVHDQEANRTIISNPIADHLLPHLNLQNITNMADQHQGVIQATINNELYEIRQYRSQVAPRTQIFIIRDQDREVLVNKKLKQAQRLYEKNQQGRMAFMQHIGSALKQPAQSLAEEAAAMGIAQSLQLAQHADQLVQLIDEIQLANLLESDSWKSNPVRFSIQELIDEVVPEVLPSIKRKGLQLLMNNALPANEQRYGDRDALRRTLLLLIQYSVTTTQMGKITLEVSKDEPADDRLTFRILDTGNGVSGNEIDNMHFPFLNETQSDRYGKANALTFWLCDRLTRRLGGQMNIKARESLGTRYSLHLKMPASEEESNSGEHLLDDVVVMLDITANEVRRIVVRQLESWGATCITPDERLTSQQYDLFLTDNPSNLTASGLLLSDDEVGIRKIGPGQLRVNFNISTAMQEAILQLIEQQLAQEEGQATSAGSESNAELHANGYYALFADTVPDDVKRLYTELATSDLAALAQTAHRLKGAFAMLNLIPGKQLCETLEHLIREKDAQGIEKYISDIDVYVKSLL, encoded by the coding sequence ATGACCCAGAAAAAATTCTCTCTGATGCCAGGCAGCATCACCCGCTTCTTCATTTTAATGGTCATCGTCCTGCTGGCGACGATGGGGGTTATGATCCAAAGCGCGGTCAATACCTGGCTAAAAGATAAAAGCTATCAGGTCATTGATGTCAGCCACGCGCTGCATAAACGCATCGATACCTGGCGCTACGCAACCTGGCAGATTTACGACAATATCGCCGCCACCCCTTCCAGCAACGCCGGCGATGGCCTGCAAGAAACGCGTTTGAAGCAGGATGTTTACTACCTGGAAAAACCGCGGCGGAAAACCGAAGCGCTGATCTTTGGTTCGCACGACAGCGCGACCCTCGAGATGACGCAGAAAATGTCCAGCTACCTCGACATCTTGTGGGGGGCGGAAACCATCCCCTGGTCGATGTACTATCTGAATGGTCTGGATAACAGCCTGATCCTGGTGTCGACGCTGCCGCTGAAAGACCTGTCATCCAGCTTTAAAGAGTCAACGATTACCAGCGTGGTCGAATCCCGCCGCGCGGAGATGCTGCTGCAGGCCAACACCCTGGACGAGCGGGAAACCTTTTCCTCTCTGCGCCGCCTCTCCTGGCAGAATGGCCACTATTTCACCCTGCGCACCACCTTTAACCAGCCGGGCCATCTGGCGACCGTTGTTGCCTTTGACCTGCCGATAAATGACCTGATTCCGCCCGGCATGCCGCTGGATAATTTCCGTATTGAACCCGACCCGGCGCAAAACACGGTCACTAACCCGGAAAAAGAGACCGCCGATAGCGTCAATATCGACTTTAACGGGGCACGGATTGAGATCATCACCAGCATCAGCACCACTGGGATGCGTCTGATCTGGGTGGTTCCCTTCGGTTCTATGCTGCTGGAATCCCTGCAGAATGTTCTCCTGCCGCTGCTGCTGATCATCGGTCTGCTGGCTTTAACGCTGTTCGGCTTCACGACGTTTCGCCATTACAATGGCCGCAGCCGTCAGAGCGGCACCGCCGTCTCTTCCGCGGCCAATAGCGAATTGCGCACCCTGCGCGCCATTAACGAAGAGATAGTCTCGCTGCTGCCGCTGGGGCTGCTGGTCCACGATCAGGAAGCCAACCGCACGATTATCAGCAACCCGATTGCCGATCATCTCCTGCCGCATCTGAATCTGCAAAACATCACCAACATGGCCGATCAGCATCAGGGAGTGATTCAGGCGACTATCAACAACGAACTGTATGAAATCCGTCAGTATCGCAGCCAGGTTGCGCCGCGCACGCAGATCTTCATTATTCGCGATCAGGACCGGGAAGTGCTGGTCAATAAAAAACTGAAACAGGCCCAGCGTCTGTATGAGAAAAACCAGCAGGGGCGCATGGCATTTATGCAGCATATCGGCAGCGCCTTAAAACAGCCGGCGCAGAGCCTGGCCGAAGAAGCGGCAGCCATGGGTATTGCCCAAAGCCTCCAGCTTGCGCAGCATGCGGACCAGCTGGTACAGCTGATTGATGAAATTCAGCTGGCGAACCTGCTGGAGAGCGATAGCTGGAAAAGCAATCCAGTGCGGTTCTCCATTCAGGAGCTGATCGATGAAGTGGTGCCTGAAGTATTGCCGAGCATTAAACGTAAAGGTCTGCAGCTGCTGATGAACAATGCGCTGCCGGCCAATGAACAGCGCTATGGCGATCGCGATGCGCTGCGCCGTACGCTGCTGTTGCTCATTCAATACTCGGTGACCACGACGCAAATGGGCAAAATCACGCTCGAAGTGAGTAAAGACGAGCCCGCAGACGACCGGCTGACTTTCCGTATTCTCGATACCGGCAACGGCGTTTCCGGCAACGAAATCGACAATATGCACTTCCCGTTCCTTAACGAGACCCAGTCCGATCGGTATGGGAAAGCCAACGCCCTCACCTTCTGGCTCTGCGATCGCCTGACGCGCAGGCTTGGCGGTCAGATGAATATCAAGGCGCGCGAGTCGCTGGGAACCCGCTATTCGCTGCATCTCAAAATGCCGGCCAGCGAAGAAGAGAGCAACTCCGGCGAACATCTGCTGGATGATGTCGTGGTGATGCTGGATATTACCGCCAATGAGGTCCGGCGGATTGTGGTGCGCCAGCTCGAAAGCTGGGGAGCAACCTGCATCACGCCGGATGAAAGGCTGACAAGTCAACAATACGATCTCTTTTTAACGGATAATCCGTCTAATCTTACTGCTTCGGGCTTGCTTTTAAGCGATGATGAGGTCGGGATACGCAAAATTGGCCCAGGCCAGCTGCGTGTCAATTTTAATATCAGCACAGCGATGCAGGAAGCGATTCTGCAACTGATTGAACAGCAACTGGCGCAGGAAGAGGGGCAAGCCACCTCTGCGGGAAGCGAAAGTAACGCCGAACTCCATGCCAACGGCTATTACGCACTGTTTGCCGACACAGTTCCGGATGATGTTAAGAGGCTGTATACTGAACTGGCAACGAGCGACTTAGCTGCGCTGGCCCAGACAGCGCACCGCCTCAAAGGGGCGTTTGCTATGCTTAATCTGATACCCGGCAAACAGTTATGTGAAACGCTTGAGCATCTGATTCGCGAGAAAGATGCGCAAGGCATAGAAAAATATATCAGCGACATTGACGTTTACGTCAAGAGCTTGCTGTAG
- a CDS encoding porin OmpC: MKVKVLSLLVPALLVAGAANAAEIYNKDGNKLDLYGKIDGLHYFSDDKSVDGDQTYMRLGVKGETQINNQLTGYGQWEYNVQANNTESSSNQAWTRLAFAGLKFGDAGSFDYGRNYGVVYDVTSWTDVLPEFGGDTYGSDNFLQSRANGVATYRNSDFFGLVDGLNFALQYQGKNGSVSGEGATNNGRGWSKQNGDGFGTSVTYNIWDGISAGFAYGHSKRTDDQNAAGLLGKGDNAETYTGGLKYDANNIYLATQYTQTYNATRAGSLGFANKAQNFEVAAQYQFDFGLRPSVAYLQSKGKDLEGFGDQDLLKYVDVGATYYFNKNMSTYVDYKINLLDDNNFTRSAGISTDNVVALGLVYQF, encoded by the coding sequence ATGAAAGTTAAAGTACTGTCCCTCCTGGTACCGGCTCTGCTGGTAGCAGGCGCAGCAAATGCGGCTGAAATTTATAACAAAGATGGCAACAAATTAGATCTGTACGGCAAAATCGACGGTCTGCACTATTTCTCTGACGACAAGAGCGTTGACGGCGACCAGACCTACATGCGTTTAGGCGTTAAAGGCGAAACTCAGATCAATAACCAGCTGACCGGCTACGGCCAGTGGGAATACAACGTTCAGGCGAACAACACTGAAAGCTCCAGCAATCAGGCATGGACTCGTCTGGCATTCGCAGGTCTGAAATTCGGCGACGCGGGCTCTTTCGACTACGGTCGTAACTACGGCGTTGTTTACGACGTCACTTCCTGGACCGACGTTCTGCCGGAATTCGGCGGCGACACCTACGGTTCCGACAACTTCCTGCAGTCCCGTGCTAACGGTGTTGCAACCTACCGTAACTCTGACTTCTTCGGTCTGGTTGACGGCCTGAACTTTGCTCTGCAGTACCAGGGTAAAAACGGCAGCGTCAGCGGCGAAGGCGCGACCAACAACGGCCGTGGCTGGAGCAAACAAAACGGCGACGGTTTCGGTACTTCTGTCACTTATAACATCTGGGACGGCATCAGCGCTGGTTTCGCATACGGTCACTCTAAACGTACTGACGATCAGAACGCAGCTGGCCTGCTGGGTAAAGGCGACAATGCTGAAACCTACACCGGCGGCCTGAAATACGACGCGAACAACATCTACCTGGCGACTCAGTACACCCAGACCTACAACGCAACCCGCGCTGGCTCCTTGGGCTTTGCTAACAAAGCACAGAACTTCGAAGTCGCTGCACAGTACCAGTTCGATTTCGGTCTGCGTCCGTCCGTGGCTTACCTGCAGTCTAAAGGTAAGGATCTGGAAGGCTTCGGCGACCAGGATCTCCTGAAATATGTTGATGTTGGCGCGACCTACTACTTCAACAAAAACATGTCCACCTATGTTGATTACAAAATCAACCTGCTGGACGACAACAACTTCACTCGTAGCGCCGGTATCTCTACCGACAACGTGGTTGCTCTGGGCCTGGTTTACCAGTTCTAA